From a region of the Micropterus dolomieu isolate WLL.071019.BEF.003 ecotype Adirondacks linkage group LG21, ASM2129224v1, whole genome shotgun sequence genome:
- the LOC123960400 gene encoding E3 SUMO-protein ligase ZBED1-like isoform X2: MKRTGRRRSSVWDCFEQVGNFVRCMKCDATLKYCGGATSSMMNHMSRHHPSTTPPDEDEKPVICTVQCIEEESTGHSDIMQVAIMSPNMSLTNNPTEREYGERKRLKRSSVWDIFIKVDDEVHCTMCDTKLKYRSSTTSMMYHIKNKHPDTMPSDGVSLATHAEVTELISRMIEKDMLPISVVSGEGFRELLAYTVHNYKMPSAGDITRLIEGHFHEKMEELVMQLGRVEKVALTADFWTALPFQRYITVSCSFITEDWQGKSAVLRTHKLSSDSHTTDTITERLLNTVQTWGIAGKVTACVHNNTQDVLSASACARVTWDYATCFATTLQLAVSDGLSEDLVRIIAAAGRLVKHFSHSLLASEALEQKQVQMCLPQHKLIQSSKARWDTICDMFERLLEQRWAIKAVLSDRTITHRQEAQTLEIEDDCWQIIENFTPVLATLKWATTVISAETEVDSNDLASKPALIASMLDPRHKHLSFLTPTGRLAAKVKLHELVSKLDVITTTVGPKDEQQETLITPDISQVAMPSQMRSDTKNTMVLLLGDNYSSSYATDSEAQVDYYLRDIAPSLDINPLDWWRVNGPRFPKLATLARHYLCVPGVSLPSLLSEAGQTFATMRTRLSPEHVDMMIFVNRNA; encoded by the exons ATGAAGCGTACGGGGAGAAGACGGAGTTCTGTGTGGGACTGCTTCGAACAAGTGGGGAACTTCGTCCGCTGCATGAAATGCGACGCTACTCTGAAGTACTGCGGCGGAGCCACGAGCTCCATGATGAATCACATGAGCAGGCACCATCCGTCCACGACGCCGCCAGATGAAGACGAGAAGCCGGTGATTTGTACAGTTCAGTGCATCGAGGAGGAGAGTACCGGTCATTCGGACATCATGCAGGTTGCCATCATGTCACCCAACATGAGCTTGACCAACAACCCCACTGAGCGCGAATACGGGGAGAGGAAGCGCCTGAAGCGGAGCTCTGTATGGGACATTTTCATCAAAGTGGACGACGAAGTTCACTGCACGATGTGCGACACAAAGCTGAAATACAGGAGCAGCACCACCAGCATGATGTACcacatcaaaaacaaacaccCGGACACTATGCCTAGTGATGGTGTGTCACTGGCAACACACGCAGAGGTGACTGAACTCATCTCCAGAATGATAGAGAAGGACATGCTTCCCATCAGCGTGGTTAGCGGTGAGGGTTTTCGTGAGCTGCTTGCATACACTGTGCATAATTATAAAATGCCATCTGCTGGTGATATAACACGCCTTATTGAAGGCCATTTTCATGAGAAGATGGAGGAGCTTGTGATGCAGCTGGGTAGAGTGGAGAAAGTGGCCCTCACTGCTGACTTCTGGACAGCCCTCCCATTTCAGAGGTACATTACAGTTTCCTGCTCCTTCATAACAGAGGATTGGCAAGGGAAGTCAGCTGTGCTGCGGACACACAAGCTATCATCTGACAGCCACACTACAGACACAATCACAGAGAGGCTTCTGAACACTGTGCAGACCTGGGGAATTGCTGGGAAAGTGACTGCGTGTGTTCATAATAACACACAGGACGTCTTGTCGGCCAGTGCGTGCGCCCGTGTCACCTGGGACTATGCCACTTGCTTCGCCACTACATTGCAGCTCGCAGTCAGTGATGGGCTGAGTGAGGATCTTGTCCGCATCATTGCTGCGGCAGGGAGATTAGTCAAACACTTCAGTCACAGCTTGCTGGCAAGCGAAGCCTTGGAGCAGAAGCAAGTTCAGATGTGCCTGCCACAGCACAAGCTAATCCAGTCGAGCAAAGCCAGGTGGGACACGATCTGTGATATGTTTGAACGGTTGCTTGAGCAGCGGTGGGCGATTAAAGCTGTGCTCTCTGATCGCACAATCACCCACAGACAGGAAGCCCAGACCCTTGAGATCGAAGACGATTGCTGGCAAATAATTGAGAATTTCACACCGGTGCTGGCCACACTGAAATGGGCGACAACAGTCATATCCGCTGAAACAGAG gTTGACTCTAATGACCTAGCCTCCAAACCAGCTCTGATTGCCTCGATGCTGGACCCTCGTCACAAACATCTCAGCTTCCTGACACCAACGGGGAGACTGGCTGCAAAGGTTAAACTGCATGAACTCGTTTCAAAATTAGATGTGATAACGACCACTGTGGGCCCAAAGGATGAACAGCAGGAGACCCTGATCACGCCTGACATTAGCCAGGTGGCTATGCCCTCACAAATGAGAAGTGACACCAAAAACACCATGGTGTTGCTCCTAGGAGACAACTACAGTTCCTCCTATGCCACGGACTCTGAGGCTCAGGTGGATTACTACTTGAGAGACATTGCTCCCTCACTGGACATAAACCCTCTTGACTGGTGGAGGGTAAATGGACCAAGATTCCCCAAACTGGCGACTCTGGCGAGGCACTATTTGTGTGTACCTGGGGTATCGCTGCCATCTCTATTGTCAGAGGCCGGACAAACATTTGCAACAATGCGTACAAGACTGAGCCCAGAGCATGTGGATATGATGATCTTTGTAAACAGAAATGCATAA
- the LOC123960400 gene encoding E3 SUMO-protein ligase ZBED1-like isoform X1, protein MKRTGRRRSSVWDCFEQVGNFVRCMKCDATLKYCGGATSSMMNHMSRHHPSTTPPDEDEKPVICTVQCIEEESTGHSDIMQVAIMSPNMSLTNNPTEREYGERKRLKRSSVWDIFIKVDDEVHCTMCDTKLKYRSSTTSMMYHIKNKHPDTMPSDGVSLATHAEVTELISRMIEKDMLPISVVSGEGFRELLAYTVHNYKMPSAGDITRLIEGHFHEKMEELVMQLGRVEKVALTADFWTALPFQRYITVSCSFITEDWQGKSAVLRTHKLSSDSHTTDTITERLLNTVQTWGIAGKVTACVHNNTQDVLSASACARVTWDYATCFATTLQLAVSDGLSEDLVRIIAAAGRLVKHFSHSLLASEALEQKQVQMCLPQHKLIQSSKARWDTICDMFERLLEQRWAIKAVLSDRTITHRQEAQTLEIEDDCWQIIENFTPVLATLKWATTVISAETEVSISNIYPITFSLIQTHLVPKENDVEQVSEFKLKVQKSLRNHMEVDSNDLASKPALIASMLDPRHKHLSFLTPTGRLAAKVKLHELVSKLDVITTTVGPKDEQQETLITPDISQVAMPSQMRSDTKNTMVLLLGDNYSSSYATDSEAQVDYYLRDIAPSLDINPLDWWRVNGPRFPKLATLARHYLCVPGVSLPSLLSEAGQTFATMRTRLSPEHVDMMIFVNRNA, encoded by the exons ATGAAGCGTACGGGGAGAAGACGGAGTTCTGTGTGGGACTGCTTCGAACAAGTGGGGAACTTCGTCCGCTGCATGAAATGCGACGCTACTCTGAAGTACTGCGGCGGAGCCACGAGCTCCATGATGAATCACATGAGCAGGCACCATCCGTCCACGACGCCGCCAGATGAAGACGAGAAGCCGGTGATTTGTACAGTTCAGTGCATCGAGGAGGAGAGTACCGGTCATTCGGACATCATGCAGGTTGCCATCATGTCACCCAACATGAGCTTGACCAACAACCCCACTGAGCGCGAATACGGGGAGAGGAAGCGCCTGAAGCGGAGCTCTGTATGGGACATTTTCATCAAAGTGGACGACGAAGTTCACTGCACGATGTGCGACACAAAGCTGAAATACAGGAGCAGCACCACCAGCATGATGTACcacatcaaaaacaaacaccCGGACACTATGCCTAGTGATGGTGTGTCACTGGCAACACACGCAGAGGTGACTGAACTCATCTCCAGAATGATAGAGAAGGACATGCTTCCCATCAGCGTGGTTAGCGGTGAGGGTTTTCGTGAGCTGCTTGCATACACTGTGCATAATTATAAAATGCCATCTGCTGGTGATATAACACGCCTTATTGAAGGCCATTTTCATGAGAAGATGGAGGAGCTTGTGATGCAGCTGGGTAGAGTGGAGAAAGTGGCCCTCACTGCTGACTTCTGGACAGCCCTCCCATTTCAGAGGTACATTACAGTTTCCTGCTCCTTCATAACAGAGGATTGGCAAGGGAAGTCAGCTGTGCTGCGGACACACAAGCTATCATCTGACAGCCACACTACAGACACAATCACAGAGAGGCTTCTGAACACTGTGCAGACCTGGGGAATTGCTGGGAAAGTGACTGCGTGTGTTCATAATAACACACAGGACGTCTTGTCGGCCAGTGCGTGCGCCCGTGTCACCTGGGACTATGCCACTTGCTTCGCCACTACATTGCAGCTCGCAGTCAGTGATGGGCTGAGTGAGGATCTTGTCCGCATCATTGCTGCGGCAGGGAGATTAGTCAAACACTTCAGTCACAGCTTGCTGGCAAGCGAAGCCTTGGAGCAGAAGCAAGTTCAGATGTGCCTGCCACAGCACAAGCTAATCCAGTCGAGCAAAGCCAGGTGGGACACGATCTGTGATATGTTTGAACGGTTGCTTGAGCAGCGGTGGGCGATTAAAGCTGTGCTCTCTGATCGCACAATCACCCACAGACAGGAAGCCCAGACCCTTGAGATCGAAGACGATTGCTGGCAAATAATTGAGAATTTCACACCGGTGCTGGCCACACTGAAATGGGCGACAACAGTCATATCCGCTGAAACAGAGGTATCCATTTCGAACATCTACCCGATCACGTTCAGCCTCATTCAGACCCACCTTGTGCCAAAAGAGAACGATGTTGAACAGGTCTCGGAGTTCAAGCTCAAAGTTCAGAAGTCACTTAGAAATCACATGGAG gTTGACTCTAATGACCTAGCCTCCAAACCAGCTCTGATTGCCTCGATGCTGGACCCTCGTCACAAACATCTCAGCTTCCTGACACCAACGGGGAGACTGGCTGCAAAGGTTAAACTGCATGAACTCGTTTCAAAATTAGATGTGATAACGACCACTGTGGGCCCAAAGGATGAACAGCAGGAGACCCTGATCACGCCTGACATTAGCCAGGTGGCTATGCCCTCACAAATGAGAAGTGACACCAAAAACACCATGGTGTTGCTCCTAGGAGACAACTACAGTTCCTCCTATGCCACGGACTCTGAGGCTCAGGTGGATTACTACTTGAGAGACATTGCTCCCTCACTGGACATAAACCCTCTTGACTGGTGGAGGGTAAATGGACCAAGATTCCCCAAACTGGCGACTCTGGCGAGGCACTATTTGTGTGTACCTGGGGTATCGCTGCCATCTCTATTGTCAGAGGCCGGACAAACATTTGCAACAATGCGTACAAGACTGAGCCCAGAGCATGTGGATATGATGATCTTTGTAAACAGAAATGCATAA
- the aqp3a gene encoding aquaporin-3a, whose protein sequence is MGRQKVCLEKLCRFFHIRNQLLRQALAECLGTLILVMFGCGAVAQLVLSGGSHGLFITVNFAFGFGATLGILVCGQVSGGHLNPAVTFALCLLGRERWRKFPMYFLFQTIGAFFGAAIIFGMYYDALFDFPESFNITGPTAGIFATYPATHLTIVNGFFDQLIGTAALIVCILAIVDPYNNPIPQGLEAFTVGFVVLVIGLSMGFNSGYAVNPARDFGPRLFTSMAGWGSDVFTARDGWFLVPITSPFIGSFIGVIVYQLMVGFHVEAEAKYKMSREQENVRLTNVAANDNSKEDTKEMH, encoded by the exons ATGGGCAGACAGAAGGTGTGTTTGGAAAAACTGTGCCGGTTCTTCCACATCCGGAACCAGCTGCTTCGTCAGGCCCTTGCAGAGTGTCTTGGCACCCTCATTCTTGTg ATGTTTGGCTGTGGTGCTGTGGCCCAGCTAGTGTTGAGTGGAGGTTCCCACGGCTTGTTCATCACTGTCAACTTTGCCTTCGGCTTCGGTGCCACCTTAGGCATCCTGGTCTGTGGCCAGGTATCAG GTGGCCATCTGAACCCTGCAGTGACATTTGCCCTCTGTTTGCTTGGAAGAGAGCGCTGGAGAAAGTTCCCTATGTACTTCCTTTTTCAGACAATCGGCGCTTTTTTTGGTGCTGCCATAATTTTTGGCATGTACTACG ATGCCCTGTTTGACTTTCCTGAATCTTTCAATATTACTGGGCCTACTGCTGGCATCTTTGCTACCTACCCTGCAACCCATCTCACAATTGTCAACGGCTTCTTTGATCAG TTAATTGGCACAGCAGCGCTGATAGTTTGTATTCTAGCTATTGTGGATCCATACAACAACCCCATCCCCCAAGGACTGGAGGCCTTCACTGTGGGATTTGTGGTTCTGGTCATTGGATTGTCTATGGGATTTAACTCTGGTTATGCTGTCAATCCTGCCCGAGACTTTGGACCACGTCTTTTCACCTCTATGGCAGGGTGGGGCAGTGATGTTTTCAC GGCTAGAGACGGCTGGTTCCTGGTGCCCATTACTTCCCCATTCATTGGCTCCTTCATCGGTGTGATAGTCTATCAGTTGATGGTTGGCTTCCATGTGGAGGCAGAAGCAAAGTACAAGATGAGTAGAGAGCAGGAGAATGTCCGACTCACCAATGTTGCCGCCAACGACAACTCCAAAGAGGATACAAAAGAAATGCACTGA